In Cryptosporangium minutisporangium, the DNA window TTGTCTTCTCGTGCCGTGTCAGAGGCGAGGAGTGGCGGTCGCTGCCTGATCACCGACGAGTCCGGCCAGACCGGGCGCCAGAGGACGACCTGCCATCACCTAGACCCACCGGGTATCCGGCGGGGGAGCTTCGAACGGCACGCCGAGCGCGCCGAGCAGGTAGGTGGCGGCGGCCTCGACACTGTCGCGGTTGGCATCGGTCAGCCATGGGTTTTGGCCACGTGCGGCGAGCAGGTCGTGCACGTGTGCGGCCAGGTCTGCGGCCATGAGTGGCACCGGCGGGGCGATGCGAGCGAATACCTCGCGGACGGAGACCGGCCCCTCCTCCGAGGATTCAGGAGGGTCGGGCTCGACCCGCAGCCGGCCGTCCCAGCCGGGGACGTCGCCGGGGTCCGCAGTCAGTTCACCGGTCGGGTCGTAGTCGATCATCGCCGCCGTCCGGCGATGAGTGAGACGGTGCGTGTGCGGGTCGCTGTGGTCGTTGGCTGCGATCCAACGTCTCCATCGGCCGTGTCTGCGGCGACGTAGAGCCGGCCTCCGGCTTCCCACACGTGGCGGCTCAGGGCTCGGGCAAGCAGGCTGTTGGGTGCCAGTTGCTCCCAGGAGATGACCAGCACTCCGTCGACGTCGCCGCGCTCGATCGCAGCCAGGCAGGCGCCGAAAGCTCCAGGCGCCGGGCCGTCGCTGATGCTTGCGCGGTAACAGGACACCAGGTCAATCCCGAGCCTACTCGCGGCGGTACGCAACGCCGCCAGATCGGGCGCGACGTCGGTAGCAGGCGCGGCATGAACGTAGCCCACGACGCGGGCCAGCGAGTTCATGGCGCCCTCCCTTCCGTTTGCCGACACCGATGGGGGTGCGTCTCCACCTCGCATCGCGCCACTGCACCGACTTCCGGCGCTATTCCCTTCGCAGTTGACTGATTGTGCTTACGCAGCCACGATCTTCACCGCCCTGCCGCGGGTCCGGAGGAGCCAGCAGAGGGGCCAGTTAGGGGGCCAGCGGCGGACCGCCGCACGGCCAAGCGCGCCGAAGGGGGTACGGATGGGAAATCGCAGCCCCGCGCGTGCCGAGTTCGGCAGCAGGCTAGCCGCGGCACGCTTACGCGCCGGCTACCCGACCCAGCAGGCCTGGGCCGACGCCCTCAACGACCTAGCCGAAACCCCCACCCTGACCCGCGCCGAAGTCGGTCGCTGGGAACGGGGCGTTCGGATCCCGGATGCGTGGCTTCCGTTGATCGCCGAGAGCCTCCGTGTTCCGCTGCCCGAGCTCAGACGTGCCGCAGCACGCGCTCGTGCCCGGACGCCTAGCGCCGTCGGAACCGCTACGTCGTCTAAACCATCGTCGGCGTCGCGTGGTGAGGGCGAGCCGGCCGTGGCAGCGCCTGCCTCCGCGGTTCTACCGGCCGTCCGGGCCGACGAGGGTCTCGACGTAGCCTGGGATGCCGCCGGGCTACGACAATTGCTGGAGGGCTGGTCGCATCCAATGCTCGACCGACGCAGCTTTCTCACCATTGCGGGTGCCGCCCTGACCCAGCCGGCATGGCACGCGCTGGACCATCCAGTCCCGTCGCTTGCCGCAGGGCGGAGCTCGGAGGCCCGGGTCGAGGGCCGCTTGCTGGACCTGATCGAGGACATCGTCGCCCACGCCCAGCGCCTCGACGACCAGCAAGGCGGCGGCGCCGCCGACTTCGTCGAAGCGCAGTTCACCCACGTCGCACAGCTGCTGCGCCGCGCGAGCTACGACAGTCGGTCCGGGCGCCGGTTGGCGGCCGCTGCCGCGCAGCTGGCGCAGACGGCTGGGTTCATGGCCTATGACGCCGGGCGGGACGGCGCGGCGCAACGCTGGTACCTGACCGGATTGCGCGCGGCTCACGCCGCCGGGGACCCAGGGTTGTCGGCGAGCATCCTCGGGTTGATGAGCAATCAGGCCGTCACCCTCGGTCTGCGCGCTGATGCGACCCAGCTCGGGTCGGCCGCTGCCGAGTCGGCTTCCCATGCACCGCCGATAGTCCAAGCGCTGCTGGCCTCTCGAGGAAGCCTCGCGTACGCCGCGTCCGGCGACCTCACTGGCTACCGACACGCCCTCGATCGGATCAGCAGCGCGCTGGGACGCGCCGAGACCGCTGGCGAGCCCGCGCCTCGCTGGGCCGCGTACGTGTCGGCGACCGAACTGGATGCCATCACAGGGCGCGGAATGGTGCTGCTCGCCAGCCAGATGCCCACCCGCGCACCCCACCTGCTCGCCGAGGCCGAACAGCTTCTCACCGCGCGAGCCCACACTGACCCCGACGAGGTCCCGCAACGATCCGCCCTGCGACACAGCGCCTGGCTCGCGCTCGTCCACGCCCAGACCGGTGACCTCGATCAGGCCGTCGCCGCCGGCCGGGCGTGCCTTCCGCGGCTGCGCACAGTCAACTCCGTACGCAGCGCACGATTGCTCGGTCGTCTGCGGCGGGAACTGGCACCGCACGCGTCCCGATCCACAGCGGTCAGGCGGCTTCTCTCCGACCTCGACGCCCCTCTGTCCCCATCCGCCACGGCCGACTCCGGCAGTACCCGGATTAGCGGCTGACCCGACTGTGCTCGGCACTGCCCATCAGGTGATGCTCGCTGGTCGGAGTAGGTCGATTCGCAGTTTGCCGCCGGCCTTTGCGACGCCGGTGACCTGGAAGCCGGTGAGGAGAGACTCGCGCAAGACCGGCGGATCGAGGGGGCACATCACGACCGCGCGGTCGATGAGACCCGCGGCGAGGAAGGCGGGCAGATGCTGTGGCTCGCCGAGGAGCAAGACTGTGCGTGCCCCGCCGGTGTAGAGGGTGGTGAGCAGGCAGGCAGGATCATTCATGCCCGCGTTCGTGGGCAGGGTAAGGACGTCGCGGCCGTGGCGGTTGGCCTCCTGCAGGCGGCCATCGGGATGGATGACTACGTCGACGCCGGCGCTCAGTTCGCGGATCAACGCGCCGTCGGTCACCGCACTGATCCCATCTGCGGCGGCCTGGTAGGCCGCGGTCACTGTGGGGCGTCCGGTCGTCTGCGCAGTCAGCCACGGTCCGAGCACTACGGTGACCTCGTCGGCAAGGACGCCCACTTCAACCTCGACGCCGTGAGCGCGCAGGACGGCGGCGCCGCCCTCGCCGCGGGAAGTCGGATCGAGCACACCGATGACGACCCGGGCGACGCCAGCGTCCAGGAGCGCCTGTCGACAGGCCGGCGTGCGCCCGACGTGGTTACACGGTTCGAGGGTGACCACCGCGGTGCCGC includes these proteins:
- the ribD gene encoding bifunctional diaminohydroxyphosphoribosylaminopyrimidine deaminase/5-amino-6-(5-phosphoribosylamino)uracil reductase RibD, yielding MRHALVLSAAGLGSTSPNPPVGCVILTPGGQTAGTGWHARKGEPHAETQALAAAGDRARGGTAVVTLEPCNHVGRTPACRQALLDAGVARVVIGVLDPTSRGEGGAAVLRAHGVEVEVGVLADEVTVVLGPWLTAQTTGRPTVTAAYQAAADGISAVTDGALIRELSAGVDVVIHPDGRLQEANRHGRDVLTLPTNAGMNDPACLLTTLYTGGARTVLLLGEPQHLPAFLAAGLIDRAVVMCPLDPPVLRESLLTGFQVTGVAKAGGKLRIDLLRPASIT